The proteins below are encoded in one region of Oncorhynchus nerka isolate Pitt River linkage group LG15, Oner_Uvic_2.0, whole genome shotgun sequence:
- the LOC135560260 gene encoding cytochrome c oxidase subunit NDUFA4-like, translating to MPIRTVITHAKKHPGLIPQFFFLVLGMTGASCYLIRLAKGPHVSWNRKNNPEPWNTYGPNYQYKLVAVNTDYKALKKEGPDF from the exons ATGCCGATTAGGACAGTGATTACGCATGCTAAGAAACATCCAGGG cTCATCCCTCAGTTCTTCTTCTTGGTACTGGGCATGACTGGGGCTTCCTGCTATCTGATCCGTCTGGCCAAGGGACCCCATGTCAG CTGGAACAGAAAGAACAATCCTGAGCCTTGGAACACATACGGTCCAAACTATCAGTACAAG TTGGTGGCCGTCAACACGGACTACAAGGCTCTAAAGAAGGAGGGCCCTGACTTCTAA